A segment of the Terribacillus aidingensis genome:
CTTGCAGATTACAAGTTGGAAAGCAATCTTCCAGATGAAGAGAAGGAAGCCTTCACTGCTTCACTTGAGTCTTTGAAAGCATACTTCGAGGAAATTAGTAAAGCAATCGATGCTTCTCAAACAGAGCCTAACTTAGATGCAGCTCAGAAACAATTCGATACTTTCCAGTCCGACTTAGAAGGACTCTATAAAGATGCTGGATTGCAAGTACCAGATATGACAACAGCTCTAAGCTAAAAAAAACGATGCAGATCGCTCTGCATCGTTTTTTTTATAATTGATAGATTTTACTGTATTTCTCAGTTAGATAGCTTACAAGATGATTGGGATTCAATCCTTCACCCGTTACATCCTGCAGCAATTCCAAAGGTTTCTTAGCTTTACCGTATTGATGGATTTGTTCCGTTAACCATTCTTTGATCGGAGCGAAGTCCCCTTTTTCAATCAGACTGTCCGTATCCAAAGACTGCTGCATCTTGGCATGGAACTGCGCTGCGTACATATAACCTAGTGCGTATGAAGGGAAATAACCGAAGTCCCCTCCTGACCAGTGAATATCCTGCAGCACACCTTGGGAATCGCTTTCTGGCACAATACCAAGGTACTCTTCCATTTTACTGTTCCAGATTTCAGGCAGATCTTTCACCTCGATCTCATCTTTGAATAGTGCTTTCTCCAGTTCATAACGGATCATGATATGCAATGCGTACGTCAATTCGTCTGCCTCAATCCGGATGAATGAAGCTTTTACCTCATTCACTGCCTGATAGAATGTCTCAAAATCAATGTCCTGCAGTGATGCAGGCGCATAAGTTTTGAATTCCTCAAAATGGCCTTTCCAGAATGCCTCGCTGCGTGCGACGAAGTTTTCCCAGAATAAAGACTGAGATTCATGAATTCCCATGCTCGTTCCGCTTGCTAAAGGTGTCGAAGCTAATTTTTCCGCTATGTTCTGTTCGTACAGCGCATGACCGCCTTCATGAATCGTACCGAAGACAGCCATCCGGAAATCTTCTTCATCATAACGCGTCGTGATACGGACATCTTTCGGGTTCAATGTGATTTCAAATGGATGAATTGTATCATCCAGTCTTCCAGCTTCAAAGTCATAGCCCATTTTTTCCAGAACAGAAATAGTAAAAGCTTTTTGCTGTTCCTTCGAGAAATGGGTCTGCAGCACACTAGTGTCTGGTTTCACGTTTGACTGTTTGATTTGTTCAAGTAAATTTGTAAGGGATTTACGCAATGCTGGGAACACTTCATCCAGCGTCTCCATTGTCACGCCAGGCTCATACATATCGAGCAGAACGTCATAAGGATGCTGATCAGCATTCCAATAAGAAGCGAATTTCTTTTTGTAGGCAACCAGTTCCTCCAGATATGGCTGAAGCAAATTGAAATCACCTTTTTCTCTTGCTTCTCCCCAAACAGATTCGGCTTTGGACTGAAGCATGATATATGCTTTAAATTCTGCTTCAGGAATTTTCTTGTTTCGATCGTATTCTTTTTCACTCTCAGCTAATGATTTGACCAGAATTTCGTCCTCTGCGATCGGCTTCAGTTCCTCTATCAGTTCTTTCAGTTTGTCAGATGTGGATAGACGATGCGACTGCTGTGATAAATAGCTGATCGCTTCTGCCCGATATTCCATACCAGCTTTCGGTGCTTTCGTCCGCAAGTCCCAATGCATGAGGGCTATTGCTTCTTCATACGCTTTTTGTTCCTTGATCAAGTCCCAATATTGCTGTGTTGCATCTGACATACTATCCGCTCCCTTATTTAGATATGTTTACCGAAATACTGATAATAGTCGGTTTTGATAAAACCATTGAAAAGCTTGCGTTTCTTCGTTGCCTGCTTGCCGTAGAATGTTTCGAAACCTTCGTGAGATGTCAAGATATAACCGCTCCATGAAGGGTTAGCCTTCATGATGGAGCCGAGCTCTTTGTAGGCTTTTTCCACCTCAGGGCGATCTCCCATTCTTTCCCCATAAGGCGGATTCGTTATCATGTAGCCATTATCCTGCTTCGGATTCCAATCTGCCACCTGCATCTGTCTCCAGTTGACTAATTCCCCAAGGCCTGACTCAATACTGTTTGCCTTCGCGATTTCCACCATTTTATGATCGATATCCGAACCTGAAATATGAAGTTCCTGATCATAATTGGCTAAGTCCTCGGCTTCTTCCAGTGCCTTTTCCCAAAGGTCAGATTTCACCCAATGCCAGTTTTCGGCATCAAATTCACGGTTAAATCCAGGTGCAATGTTCTGCCCTATCAGTGCTGCTTCGATAGCAATAGTACCGCTTCCGCAAAACGGGTCGTGAAGCGGGAATTCCGGACGCCAATTCGTCAATAGCACCATTGCGGCTGCAAGTGTTTCCTTGATAGGAGCTTCGCCTTGCCCGACGCGATAGCCACGTTTATGCAAGCCTGTCCCGCTAGTGTCCAGAGTAAGGCTAACCGTATCCTTCAAGATAGCCACTTCAATCCGGTGTCTTGGCCCGGACTCCTCCAGCCAGGAAGCAATACCGTGCTTTTGCTTCAGCCTCTCTACAACAGCCTTCTTTACGATACGCTGACAATCCGGGACACTATATAACGTCGATTTGACGCTTTTTCCGATAACCGGGAATTCTCCATTTTCCTGTATGTACGTTTCCCAAGGTAATGCCTTCGTCTGTTCAAAAAGCTCATCAAAAGTAGTCGCTTTGAATTCCCCAACAAGCACTTTGATACGATCAGCTGTCCGCAGCCACAGATTGCAGCGTGCAATGGCGGACGGATCTGCCTGGAATATTACTTTACCATTGTCTACTTGAACATCTTCATAGCCCAGCTGCTTCACTTCGCGTGCAACGACAGACTCCAATCCCATCGCCGCAGTGGCAATCAGGGTCACTTGCCTTTTCATCATGTAAAACCTCGCTTTTATGTATTAAAAAGCCCTCTCTAGCTGAAACCAGTTAGAAAGGGCTGTTTGTTGTATACAGTGGACCAAATGAATGTTCTGTAAGCCATGTTCTGTACCGATGCACTGCGAGCGGTGGTCAGCCTCGTACAACGGCAGTAATCATCTATCTACAAGCTCATCACTTGTCCCTTTTTAGGTTGAATTCCCATAATCAAGGGTGCCCCTACCAACATTTGGGTTGCTCACTCGTGGGGTTTACCTCGTTCCACTCAGCAAGTTTCCAAGCTGACTACGTCACTGTGGCACTTTCAAGACATGTCAGCCATATCCGAAGACTTAGGCTTTCTGCCTGCCGTTAGCATTGCTGCTACCTTGGCTTATGAATTCGCCAAGCACGAACACTACAAGCATCTCAGCCTGTGTGAGCATGGACTTTCCTCTGCATCACTGCAGCGATTACTCAAACATTCATTTTTAAGTTGCTAACCTATTGTACGCGGTTCGACGTCAATAGTCAAGACCGCCCAGCATCAAACATCATTCTCAGCGAATTTTTTTCCGAAAACGGCCTTCTCCAAATTGGACAGACGTTTAAGGATGTCATAATTCACTTGATGATTTGTCTGAGTCTCTCGCTCACGTACCGGAGCAGCCGGCTGTGGAGCTTGTTCTTTCGGTTGCTGTACAGATCTGGTTGATCTCACAGTGTCGTTTGAGGACTGCTGCTGTCTCAGACGTTCGTTTTCGCTTTTCAGTCGATCGATTTCTTTTTGGAATGTTTCGTAATCCTGAATGATTTTGTCCAAATACTCATCGACTTCATCTTGGTTATAACCACGCATACCTGTTTTAAAATTCTTTTCAAAGATATCTTTTTGTGTCAGTTGGATGTTTGCCAAAGCCATACACAAGTCACCTCATTTATACAATTGTATATATGTCCATTCTTTCAAAATCAGTTGAGATTGTCAATTTTCTTCTCATGTCTGATCCCAATATGAAGGATCATTCATCTGTTCCCTCTCAAGTGTGTCCTGCAAATCCAGCGCAGTTATATAGTAGAGCTCATAATCATGCGCTTCTTGATAGCTGCGTGCTTCTTTGAGGAAGAAGTCGATACTGCCTGTCTGATTTTCGTCATACATGACAAGTGCACCCTCCGTTTTGGACAGCATCCATTTATCTCGTGCTTTGAATTGGTAAGGTCCCTTATAATCACCTTCATATATCGGCTGATAGAAATCAGCAAGCATGATCAGTTCCTGATACTCTTCCTGCAAATCTTCTGACCAGCGTGCGTCCTGATTATCAAAAGGGGGGATGACAGCAAGCTGTATATCATATTCCTCTTCCTTCAGATCAAGTACAACCTGGGCTGCCCAAAGCTCCACACCCGTCTGTCCGGACAGAAGCACCCATTCCAATCCAGTTTCAATCAGACCGATTAGCTTGTCCCGTATGGTTTGCTTGATATAATGCACACGAGGATCACTCATCTTAAAGATTCCCATTTCGTAGTGCTTGTATCCAGTCACATATAAATTCTTCATCTGGGACATGCGCTCCTCTTCTTTTCACTGTTTCTATCTAAACATAAAAGAGCTGGCTGACGCCAGCTCTAATACGGCTATTAGTACCACTTTTTCTGAGTTGGTTTAGGTTTCGGTGCCATTTGCGGCTGCTGCTGTGGCTGAGGCTGCGGCTGGTACATTTGCGGGCTAACCTGCTGCGGCATTGGCATAGGTGCTGGCATCGGCATTGGACCACAGTCATGACAAGGGTTCGGTCTTGGCGGACTATTATGAGTAGGGCTAAGATGTGTCTGCTCCATCGATTTTTCATTGGCAAAAGAAGTCGTATGCGGATACATGTGGACGTTCTTCACCTTATGATGGTTCACCACTGTAGTATGAACTGGGTGTATATGCTCAATTACCTCTTCAGAGTAAGTGTGTTGTACATTGTTGATGACAGGATCGACAATAGTCTTCGTTCCGCAGTGCACTGGACCACAATGTACTGGGCGCGGAGGAGGACAGCAATGTCTTTTACGCATGTTCTTTCCCCTTTCTGTATTGGATTCTCTATAACATATGAAAGGGCGAAAGAACATGTACTATGACAAAAACCTATATTTCAGGCGTTTCGACTGATTAACCTGTCCGTATTTCTTAATGACTCCAAATTTTGAGCCCCGATTCCGAACATGCTGATCCTAAGCTCAAGTTCCAGCTGTTCGAATCGTTCCAGCAGTGCCTCTTTCGAATCCACAGCTTCCGGTAAGATGGAACGACCGTAGCCTGCCATATCAGCTCCTAAAGCTATCGCTTTAGCTGCATCAACGCCAGTCGTGATTCCTCCGCTTGCAATCAGGCAGTCAGGGGCTTTTGGCAATCTGCTCAGCTGCTCGATGCATGTAGCTGTCGGAAGACCCCAATCAAGAAATGCTGACGCAGCTCTTTGCTTTATAGGGTTCTGAGAACGATATTTCTCCACTTCGATCCAAGAAGTCCCTCCTGCTCCCGCTGTATCAATGAATTGCACGCCTGATTCAATCAGCAGGCTGCATGTATCAGGAGCGATCCCAAAGCCCACTTCCTTGATGCCGACCGGTACAGATAATGTATCAGCCACTCTTGCGATTTTAAGCAGAAGGCCGCTGAAGTCTGTATCCCCTTCATCTTGGAAAATTTCCTGCATGCTATTAAGATGGAGCACGATAGCATCTGCACCTGTCAAACTTACGATTTGACCGCATTCCTCAGGTCCATAGCCGTAATTCAGCTGGACAGCACCGATATTTGCGAAGATTGGAATGGTAGGCGCTTCTTCCCGCAGCTGAAAGCTTGCGGCAGCTGCCTTATTTTCCAGCGCCACTCGACTGGAACCAAGCCCTAATGCCCAGCCTTTTTCTTCAGCAGCTCTTGCTAAATTCCGATTTATCTCATGTGCACGGGGCGTGCCGCCGGTCATACTGCTGATCAAAAAAGGTACTTTCACCTGTTTTTGAAGAAATGTGGTGCTAGTATCAATAGTATTGAAGCTGATTTCAGGAAGAGCTTGATGCTCGAATCGGTAAGTTTCAAAGCCGGTTGAAATTCCTTTTCCTTGTACTTGTTCATTCAACGTAATATGTATATGTTCATCCTTACGGTTATGTATAGATCTTTCTTTCATCCTGTTTCCCCCTGGCTCAAAACCTATCCCTGTAATATTGCTTGTGCTGTCAATTTCCCGCTCAAAGTGACCATTGGTGTACCGCCTCCTGGATGTGTCGAACCACCAGCAAACCAAAGACCTTTAATATGAGTATCTTTATTCGGTATCCGGAAAAAGGCTTGCTGGAATTTGTTCGAACTCATCCCATAGATAGCCCCCCGAAAAGCGCGAGTCCGCACCGCTAAATCAGCTGGTGTCTGGAGCTTTTCAAAGATTATATTTTTTGATAAAGCAATCAGACCCTTCTCTTCAAACTGCCGGATAAGCTGTTTTTTATACCATTCTTTCTCATGCAGCTGGTTCATGCCAGTAAGATATGGTGCATTTGCAAGAATGAACAAATTGCTCATATTGGCAGGTGCCTGTTCGGGTTCACTTGCTCCCGAAAAACAAATATAAAGTGTTGGTTCTTCGACATACTGCTTCTTCTTAAAGATCGAAGAAAATTCTTTCTCATAATCGGAAGAAAAGAAAACATTATGATGAGCTAATGCAGCGTAGCGCTTTTTAACACCTAATAGCATCGTAAAGCCCGACAAGGAAGGTTCGAACTTCTTTATTTTATGATCAGGGAAATGCGGCCGCTCAGACTCATCCAATAGTCCGCTGTACAAGCTTAGGGCATCTCCGTTTCCGATAAGCGTATCACAAGCATAGTCACCTTTGGTAGTCGTAACCCCTGTCACGGTACCTCGGCTTGTCTGTATACTGGTCACGTCGGTTTCTTTTTCAATGTGAACACCTAACTCCACAGCCAGCTTTTCAAATGCTTCCACGAGTTTGTATGTGCCGCCTTTAATGCCATACACTCCTTCCCCCGCTTCCAGAAATGCCAGCATGGCAAAGATGGATGGTGCTTGATAAGGAGAGGACCCGACATATGTCGCATACCTGCCGAACAGACGTAATGTATTCGGATGCCGGAAGTATCGTTTTAATAGAGATTGAAACGATTGTATCGGGCGAATTTTAGCAAAATTGCGCAAAAGCTCCGGCTGCAGTTTTTCCTTCAGTAGAAATAGAGGTTTATGAAGAAATGCCCTTTCAGAAATTTGAAACAGCTTCTTGCTTTCAGCAAGAAAAGCAGGATAAGCCCTTGCGTCAGCCTTACTATAGACGGCCAGCTGTTCCTGCATCTTCTCAACGTCTGCTGTCAGCTCGACAATGCTCCCATCAGGAAAAAAATTCTTCCCAATTGGTGTAATTGGGTAGAAGGACAAATAATCTCGGCTGTCCCTTCCTGTATCATGGAATACTTGTTCAAAAATGTGCTTTAGCGTGATTGTACTTGGTCCTAAATCAAAATGGAAACCATCCTGGTTAACCTGTTGAAGCTTGCCGCCAAGTGTTTTATTCTTTTCAAGTATTCTTACATTCCAGCCAGCATGGGCAAGATATATACTGGTCGTTAAACCACCTAATCCGCCCCCGATGATGATAGCACGTTTCATTCGTAATATCTCCTGCCTTTCCATTCATATCCCTCTTTTTGTTTATGAATCCTTACTGCATCCAGAGCAAGCAAAATAAAACAGGTACATGCAATTGGGTAGAGAAAGAATGTATACCAGCTTGTCTTAGCTTGAAAATCAATGAAAAATTTAATGATAGCTCCGATCATATAAGCCAAAGCTGCTGCAAGCGCCGTTTGCTTAGTGCCAATCAATAGAGCAGAAACAAAGCAAACTGTCGGTACAACATATATCAGTGCATATAACACACATATAAATAAAGTAAGGAATATATTGCTTCCCGTCCCCGTGAAAATATTTTTCCGGAATCCGAGCCACACAGAACGGTTAGCCTCGTACATTCGCATACTGGCGAATTTTTCACCGCGCAGCAAAGCGACTGGAAACTGAGACCGTTTCATCAGACGCATAAGTTCGATATCATCCACTATGGCAGATTTGATAGCAGCATGACCGCCAGCATTCTGATAACTTTCCTTGTGAATACAAATGAACGCACCGTGAGCTGCAGTGAATTTAGGATCTTGGGCTTTCGTTACTTGTCGAATTGGTAAGTGGCAAATGACGAGGAAAACCATGAATGGTACAAGCATGCGTTCAAGAAAAGTATGAACACGCTGCCTCGGAAAAGCAGATATCATATGATAACGACCGTCAAGATATGGCTGAAGCAGCACAAGCCCACTTTTCTCCACTGTCACATCCGCATCGAGAAACAGCAGCCAGTCCCCTTCCGCATATTGCCCCAATTGATGACAAGCATAGTTTTTACCTGTCCAGCCCGAAGGCAGCTCCTTGCCTTGAATTAGTTTCAAGTTCTTTAGCTTATGCTGGAATTGCTGCACAATAGCAGCTGTTCCATCCGTTGACTGATCATCCAATACAAGAATTTCTTTTATGTAGTCCTGTTGCGGTATCAGACTCTCAAGTAACTGTCCAATGTTATCTGCTTCATTTCGTGCGGGTACCAGTATGCTCAATGGCTTGACCGCAGGACTTCTTTGCGTGAAGCTTTTCGGAAAAGCGGTGCTGTTATACAGCACCCAAATCAGCTGAAGTAGAAGCAGGAAGTTGATTATTAATAATAGTACAAGCATAACGCATCCCCTTCCTAGCTGATCTGTTCCTGGGACTCCATGCGCAGCTCCCCGATGATCGTCTGTTTATGCTCGTCTGCTTGTTCTTCCAGTAGTTTAGATAAATACATACTGACACTGGAACGTGTCATGCTTTCCCAGTTCTCCTGAATCGGTTTACCGAAGTGCAAGGAAGCAATGGGCTTCTTTTCTTCCCCGAAATGATAATGTAAAGTAACCGGGACGACCGGTACCTGCTTCTGATGCAGCAAATAACCTATTCCCGTCCCAAAAAGATATGGTCGCTGGTCTTGATGCAAAATCTGACCCTGGGGAAACAGCCAAACGCAGCTGCCCGTTTCCAGCAGCTGTGTTGCATATTGAAGGGAAGCGACAACATCGCGAATTCTTGTTTTGTTAATGGAGAAGGCACCGAGCTTGCGAAAGAAGCGATAATTTTCCAGTCCTTCTTGGGCCATCAGCATATAATGATTGCCTCTCAAATGATCTTCCACAACCTGGAAGATTAGCAGTCCATCCCACCAAGAACTGTGATTTGCAATATAAATGACGGGTACTTCTGGTGTCTGGACATGTCCGGTAGCTTCAACACGTTCAAAGTTACGAGGAAGCAAATAATACCGTTGATAAGCAGCGAAAAGTTTAATGAACCATCGCTTTTTTTCTGCTTGAATCAAACACTCTCCTCCCTTCTGTAACAAGAATGAACAGAATGGCCAGACAAGCAACAAGGATGAAACCTTTCTTCAGAGCCAGCAGACCGAAAAACAGGAACATCAATTCCAATAATCGATACGACTGAACTGACGGCTTCACTCCCCTTTGCAATGGAAACACTAATGACAGAATAGCAGCCAGGAAAAACCATGTAATAAAATTCGTTGCCGGAATCCCATAATAAAAACCGCCATTATCCCATTGCCAAAAGTCCCAAGCTAATGCGACAGGATCAAGTATTAAATCAATGAATACGACCCATATACCAGTTTCCAAAGCCCGCAGCCACTTATTTTGCTGTGTACTGATCATAGTGCTGTTAACGATAAAACCAACCCAGGCAATGGCGATTGTAAAGGGTACTCCCAACACATGATACCCGAGCATGGTCGTATATCCGTAATCGCCGAACGGAAATCCTGTATAAACACTTAGTGCTTCAATGAGCAGTGTAGTAACACCGATGATTAACAGAACAGCGGTCGTTTTGATCTTTTTCGTGTTATGGAAGAAATATGCTTTGCTTTCTGCCAGAACGGATGCCGTATAAAGAATCATAAAAATACTATTAGCAAAGTAGAGCCATTCCGGCAGCTCCCAGAATAAAAGAAGCACCAGTCCTATAAACAGCCAAACAGCAAAGATACGATACATCATGTAATCGATTCCTTTTTCCTCGCCTTTTTGGCAGCTTTGTAAAGTGCTAGTTTACGTGACTGCGGTACATATGCACGCTTATGGAATACATCATAATCATTTTCCTTGATTGCATCCATGATTGCTGCATAATAGCTGCTTGCCAAGGTGATTGCAAATGCACTCGATTCGGGATACGTATTCAAACCTTCCAGACCCTCTTCAAACCAATTGTCAGCAGTAGTTATCAAGTCATCAATCACCTGATTGAACGAAAACGATAGTTCCTGGGCATAAAACGCTTCTTCTGTATAGTCATAGGCTGACATGATAGACAGCGGAACATATCGTCGACCGCGCTCCAAGTCCTCTCCGATATCCCGCAGGATATTGACAATTTGCATTGCCTTACCAAGCTTGATTCCTGCTTGAACAATTTGCTCTGACGGGTAATCATGCAATACCGGCAGCAGCATTTCGCCGACAGATCCGGCTACGTGGTAGCAATAGTTTTCCAGCTGTTCAAATGTTTTGTAATGCGTATGCTCCTCATCCATGCGCTGACCCTTTATCTGGGTGAAGAACGGCGCTGGTTCCAGATTTGGAAAAGTGTCGAACAGCCAGCGAAGGGAAGGCCAGATAAAATGCCCTTCCGCTTGGCTGAGATGGTGAAAGTTCCACTCCAGCTCGTCCAGCGTATAAGCGCTGTTTTCAGGTTCATCCATGCTGTCATCAATCATCCGGCAGAAAGTATAAATAACAAAAACAGCTTCCTTACGCGGAGAAGGAAGCTCGCGAAAAGCTTGATAAAAGCTCGCGGAGTGCTGCTTCATCGCCTTCTCACACGCCTTTGCGTACGGTTTCTTGAGCATAGTCTCCCACCTCACTCTTTATTAGGTCACTTAAATTCTTCGCTCCTTGCATGACGATCGGTACACCTCCGCCTGGATGGACAGAAGCGCCGACAGCATAAAGTCCTTCAATATCGAATGGTTTGTTCTGCGGGCGGAAGCCTCCTGATTGAAGCAGGTTCGGAGCTATTCCAAAGCTCCCTCCTTGATACAGCCCAGCTTGACTTGCATCGGCCGGGGTCCTTACCTTCAGCCATTCAATTGATCCCAACAATTCTGGCAGCAGCGTCTGCTCTGCTTTGTGAAGAACACGTTCAACGAGTAAGTCTTGCTGCTGATCCCAATTGATATGGTCGCCGGATGGAACTGGGACTAGGAAATATAATGCCGATTTTCCGGCAGGAGCACATGACGGATCTATTGAACACGGATTGAATACATAAAAGGACGGGTCATCTGGGATAGTCCTGGACTCAAAAATAGCTTTCATATTTAGCTGGAACTGTTCAGGTAGCACAAATTGATGTGTTTGCAGCTCTTCCCATTTTCGATTGGTACCTGCATAAATGAGCAGGCAGCCACTGGAGGCAGCAGGCTGCTTTTTCTTTTTTGCTTTATTATCATCAAGTAAAGAATGAATGGCAGGAAAGTCACCGTTGAACACTACATTATCAAAAGGCTGGTATACTCCGTCCATCTCGATACCGCTTACTCGTTTCCCATTCTTCCGGATTTTTTCCACTTTCGAATTGTATTCAATAGTGACACCGCGTTTTTCACAATAAGAAACCAACGTTTCGATCAGTCCCGCATAGCCTCCTTTCACATACCAGATACCGTGCTCATGCTCGCTATAAGAAATGAGGCCATAAATTGCAGGAGTCGTATAAGGAGAACCTCCTATATACAAGGATTGGAGTGCATAAGCATCTTGCAGCTTCGGTTCAGTGAAATAATCACTGATAAAAGAATGAACATTACGGTAAGCTTTTGATTTATAAAGGAAACGCAGGTTGCTTGTCGTAAAGAAACGTAACCTGTTCGAAAAGCCCCGCTCCAAAAATTGACTCACCCCAAATCGGTATACGTTTTTCATATCGCGCATGAATTGATCAAATTGTGGCGCAGAATTTGGAAACTTCTCCAGTAATTCTTCTTTCTGCTTTGTAGGATCGGCATATTTTGTATACGCAGTACCATCCGCGTAATGAATCCGGTAAAGCGGATCACATTTAATCAGCTCAAGATCCTTCTGGGGAATAGCGCATGACTCCAATACACTGCGAATCATATCGGGCAGAAGGACAATTGTCGGACCTTGGTCGATTCGGAACATGCCGTCAGTTTCGTACTGCATACGCCCACCGGGATTCGACTGCTGTTCAAAGATCGTAACCTCATGTCCCTGTCTTTCCAGAAGCAGTGCAGTTGTTAGCCCACCGATACCTGCACCGATAATTGCCGTTCTCACATCGGCACCTTCTTCCGAGAGAAATTTATCATCCGATAAGTTTTCACTCCATTATTTTTCTCCACTAGATCGGCACTGATCTTTGCTGACTGAAAAATGGTTGGCAGTCCGCTGCCCGGATGCGTTCCTCCACCAACAAGGTAACAATGGGATAGCTCTTTCACTTGATTATGAGGTCGGTTGTACATCATTTGATCAAGTGAATGAGCAAGATTAAATACTGCTCCATGCTGAATATTCATCGCTTCCCAATCTGACGGGGAGATACAATGCTCTGTTTCAATCAGAGCCTCTATATTCTCAATACCGGTTTCACGAGCAAGGATATCCAGCATTTTCTGCCGTATACGAGGACTTGCTTCGTTCCAATCAATGTCAGCCTCCGTATTCGGCACTGGCATCAGCAAATATGCTGTAGACTTTCCAGCAGGTGCCGTTGTCGGATCAAGTTTCGTCGGATAGTGAATGTAGACGGACGGATCCTTTGAAAGAACGAACTGTTCTGTCATCTCTTCTACATTCTTTTTGTAGTCATCTGCAAAGACAACCATATGATGAGGAAGGTCGACTTCTTGCTTCAAACCTAGATAAAGCATGAAGGTTGAGCAGGAATATTTTTTATTCTCCGTTTTCTTCCGGAATTTCTTCTTCCACCTACCATCAAATAAATGATGCATGCTATAACTGTAATCCGCATTGATAATTACTTCGTCAGCATGTACGACATGACCATCTTCCAGACGAATACCTGTTGCCCGTTTGCCTTCTGTAAGAACTTGAGCAACAGGTTTTCCGGTATGGACAATGCCTCCGTACTCCTCAATCACCTGCCGCATCGCTTCACAAATTCGATTTACGCCACCTATGGGATGGTACAAACCGAACTTATGCTCAAGATAAGAAAGTATCGTGAATGTACCAGGACACTTCCAGGGTGACATTCCTAAGTATTTTGCTTGGAAGGTAAAAGCATATTTTAATCGTTCATCATTAAAATAGGTAGAAAGCTTACTATATACTGTCTGAAACATATCCAGTTTCGGCAGCGCATGCAGCACGTCCTTAGTCAGATACGTGCGTTTATGTACGAAAGGACGGCGCAGAAGTTTTTCCACTCTGTCGAACTTCTCCCCCTCTTTTTCCATGAACTGAATGAATCCTTCGCTTTCGCCAGGAAAGACCCGCTCGATTTCATCCAGCATATCTTGTCTGTCGACTCGCGGTGTAAAAGTGACGTCCCCAAACCGAAGCGTATATAATGGATCTAGTCGATGCAGCTGAACGTAATCGTTAAGATTTCGATCCGCTTCCTCGAAAAGCTCCTCCAGAAGCTGAGGCATCATGAAGAAGGTCGCACCAAGATCAAATTGGAACTCGCCTTGCTTCAAACGTGAAGTCCGGCCGCCAATCACATCATTTTTCTCATATATTTCTA
Coding sequences within it:
- the crtI gene encoding phytoene desaturase family protein; the encoded protein is MRTAIIGAGIGGLTTALLLERQGHEVTIFEQQSNPGGRMQYETDGMFRIDQGPTIVLLPDMIRSVLESCAIPQKDLELIKCDPLYRIHYADGTAYTKYADPTKQKEELLEKFPNSAPQFDQFMRDMKNVYRFGVSQFLERGFSNRLRFFTTSNLRFLYKSKAYRNVHSFISDYFTEPKLQDAYALQSLYIGGSPYTTPAIYGLISYSEHEHGIWYVKGGYAGLIETLVSYCEKRGVTIEYNSKVEKIRKNGKRVSGIEMDGVYQPFDNVVFNGDFPAIHSLLDDNKAKKKKQPAASSGCLLIYAGTNRKWEELQTHQFVLPEQFQLNMKAIFESRTIPDDPSFYVFNPCSIDPSCAPAGKSALYFLVPVPSGDHINWDQQQDLLVERVLHKAEQTLLPELLGSIEWLKVRTPADASQAGLYQGGSFGIAPNLLQSGGFRPQNKPFDIEGLYAVGASVHPGGGVPIVMQGAKNLSDLIKSEVGDYAQETVRKGV
- the crtI gene encoding phytoene desaturase family protein — its product is MTKKKVAVIGAGPGGLTAGMLLAAKGYNVEIYEKNDVIGGRTSRLKQGEFQFDLGATFFMMPQLLEELFEEADRNLNDYVQLHRLDPLYTLRFGDVTFTPRVDRQDMLDEIERVFPGESEGFIQFMEKEGEKFDRVEKLLRRPFVHKRTYLTKDVLHALPKLDMFQTVYSKLSTYFNDERLKYAFTFQAKYLGMSPWKCPGTFTILSYLEHKFGLYHPIGGVNRICEAMRQVIEEYGGIVHTGKPVAQVLTEGKRATGIRLEDGHVVHADEVIINADYSYSMHHLFDGRWKKKFRKKTENKKYSCSTFMLYLGLKQEVDLPHHMVVFADDYKKNVEEMTEQFVLSKDPSVYIHYPTKLDPTTAPAGKSTAYLLMPVPNTEADIDWNEASPRIRQKMLDILARETGIENIEALIETEHCISPSDWEAMNIQHGAVFNLAHSLDQMMYNRPHNQVKELSHCYLVGGGTHPGSGLPTIFQSAKISADLVEKNNGVKTYRMINFSRKKVPM